A DNA window from Bacteroidales bacterium contains the following coding sequences:
- a CDS encoding T9SS type A sorting domain-containing protein yields the protein MKTLQKQKLTAVLTVFFISILVSFTSEAQTELKIPDNRNFIVSTGTYLKIPGNITIGNGTSGTFKTNGTNITVTGQLNLNAGSQLNLTSGTFTIGSTNINASSTVIYDGNNQNINNWAYGNLILNGTGSMTVTGDTASPTITRNLTVNNTGNILKIPENRALTVLDTLTNNAGTNEISIESSSLGDGSLISYTENVDATVNRYLTGYRWHYISSPIDSAPLTLFNTNNFMWWDASMDWAGTGDFNPWKAWNTNLENARGYAYYYYDTTIPYEGKINVGDYNITLRMYTSGTLDYQGWNLIGNPYTSVLDWDAAVSGGAVPVGAENAIYFFDDETGDGAQSNYRYYVPSTGGTYGVGTEDANGKIPMGQGFFVKTNTDNVVLSLNKTYRTHAVQTFYKTPSDEYIKLQIAGDKHDETIVRIIDNSTNGFDPDFDARKLFPFDETIPQIYIIGTDYKKTAINSLPVILPNTVIKLGVKASEGEYDIKIKDLNFFKYDVFLVDKQENTYTDLSEDISYKFNYSGGQNENRFFLTFRLPASDIITNLSESIKIYPNPTNRYIKFINNSNVLFESVKINSTDGKICYLNNHPESINEIDLSKLSNGVYFLEIKLSDGNSYRNKIILKK from the coding sequence ATGAAAACATTACAAAAACAAAAACTTACGGCTGTTTTGACAGTGTTTTTTATTTCAATCTTGGTTTCCTTTACCTCAGAAGCTCAAACGGAACTTAAAATCCCCGATAACAGAAATTTTATAGTTTCAACAGGCACTTACTTAAAAATACCCGGAAATATAACAATAGGAAACGGAACTTCAGGAACATTTAAAACAAACGGAACAAATATTACCGTAACAGGACAACTTAACCTCAATGCAGGCTCTCAGTTAAACTTAACATCAGGAACATTTACAATAGGAAGCACAAACATAAATGCTTCAAGTACCGTTATTTATGACGGAAATAACCAAAATATTAATAATTGGGCATACGGCAATTTAATCCTAAACGGAACAGGGAGTATGACTGTTACGGGCGATACCGCAAGTCCCACAATTACACGCAATTTAACCGTAAACAATACCGGAAACATATTAAAAATTCCGGAAAACAGAGCTTTAACTGTTCTTGATACACTTACCAACAATGCCGGAACAAACGAAATTTCAATTGAATCAAGTTCTTTGGGGGACGGCTCTTTGATATCATATACAGAAAATGTTGATGCTACCGTAAACAGATACCTTACGGGATACCGATGGCACTATATATCATCCCCGATTGATTCTGCGCCGCTGACACTCTTTAATACCAATAATTTTATGTGGTGGGACGCATCAATGGACTGGGCAGGAACAGGAGATTTTAATCCGTGGAAAGCTTGGAATACAAACCTGGAAAATGCTCGCGGATATGCCTATTACTACTACGATACAACAATTCCTTACGAAGGAAAAATAAATGTCGGAGATTATAATATTACTCTGAGAATGTATACTTCCGGAACATTAGATTACCAAGGTTGGAATCTTATAGGCAATCCTTATACATCCGTATTAGATTGGGATGCAGCAGTTTCAGGAGGAGCTGTTCCTGTCGGTGCAGAAAATGCAATATATTTTTTTGATGATGAAACAGGAGACGGAGCCCAAAGTAATTACAGATATTATGTCCCGTCAACAGGAGGCACATATGGTGTAGGAACTGAAGATGCTAACGGAAAAATTCCGATGGGACAGGGTTTCTTTGTTAAAACAAATACTGATAATGTAGTTCTAAGCCTAAATAAAACATACAGAACACATGCTGTTCAAACATTTTATAAAACACCTTCAGATGAATATATAAAACTTCAAATTGCAGGTGATAAGCATGATGAAACAATTGTTCGTATTATTGATAACTCAACAAACGGTTTTGATCCCGATTTTGATGCAAGGAAACTGTTTCCGTTTGACGAAACAATACCTCAGATATATATTATCGGCACAGATTATAAAAAAACAGCTATTAACTCCCTGCCTGTTATACTGCCTAACACAGTTATAAAATTGGGAGTAAAAGCAAGTGAAGGCGAATATGATATAAAAATTAAAGATTTAAACTTCTTCAAATATGATGTTTTTTTAGTTGACAAACAAGAAAATACTTATACTGATCTTAGCGAAGATATTTCTTACAAATTCAACTATTCCGGAGGACAAAATGAAAATAGATTTTTTCTTACTTTTCGCTTACCCGCATCAGACATTATAACCAATTTATCAGAATCTATAAAAATATACCCGAATCCTACAAACAGATATATTAAATTCATAAATAATTCAAATGTGCTGTTTGAATCCGTAAAAATAAATTCAACCGACGGAAAAATATGTTATTTAAATAATCATCCTGAATCAATCAATGAAATTGACTTATCAAAATTGTCAAACGGAGTATATTTTCTGGAAATAAAATTATCTGACGGAAACTCATACAGAAACAAAATTATATTAAAAAAATAA
- a CDS encoding LamG domain-containing protein, which produces MKQIKLTFTIILAIFLQTNISFSQGIAVNDDGTDADPSAILDIKSNAGNQGILLPRLTELQKNGITTPAASLLVYQTDGTKGFYYYNGTSWQLLGQDIKKYADVASAEAAGGNDNDLCYVISNETFYRYESSAAIYTDDNKYILSTADGLDSRWLGISGKYNLFDNSLEPITHLDATSGSAVITELNKIYYIMADTTTTTITIPDATLAKEGFYLRLYKCSGDGILNIQTTGGQNIDGDNPAQIVSIGKGFFIKSDSGTEWLKIQDSRRYIPIVITTSVDYTATDNWNFDYLLVNTDAGDVNVTLPADISDFPEGSSRMFFNTGSNRLFGIPNGHTIDGSTETRVIAPGGYVELQKINGLIRIVREKNLTIKKTPTDIANLECWLDASQLSGTDGTAIPSWTDLANGHIFSALSGEEPVLKTGIQNNKNVVRFDGINDVMSAGDIELHNNLQGLTIIAVVKPADTKRMAILSKYLTSPDNREFAFGNSNNFLFEDLTWGSYTYTNMSMNLDDYQIAEFVWTPGKPFELYINGVLVATANNPVTDISDGTANLKLGCGDYTNVGFWDGDFAEIMIYSNAVSETERKALRDNLSVKWDIDPIVIANGGAKYWQRDGNTNTISPDVANDNLDIGTGTFTGGTINATQLLNAPVLSAPPTSPQIGSIYFDTTDSKLKVWTGIAWELLN; this is translated from the coding sequence ATGAAACAAATAAAATTAACATTTACTATTATTTTGGCAATCTTCTTACAAACTAACATTTCTTTTTCACAAGGAATAGCCGTAAATGATGACGGGACCGATGCCGACCCGTCTGCAATTTTAGATATAAAAAGCAATGCAGGAAATCAAGGTATCCTATTGCCTCGCTTAACAGAACTTCAAAAAAACGGTATAACTACACCTGCCGCAAGTTTACTTGTATATCAAACCGACGGTACGAAAGGTTTCTACTATTACAACGGAACAAGTTGGCAATTACTGGGACAAGACATAAAAAAATATGCAGACGTAGCAAGTGCAGAAGCAGCAGGAGGTAACGATAATGATTTATGCTATGTAATTTCAAATGAAACATTTTATAGATACGAATCTTCTGCCGCAATTTATACCGATGATAATAAATACATACTGTCCACAGCCGACGGTTTAGATTCAAGATGGTTAGGAATTTCGGGAAAATACAATCTTTTTGATAATTCATTAGAGCCCATAACACATTTAGATGCAACATCAGGAAGTGCAGTCATAACCGAATTAAATAAAATTTATTATATCATGGCAGATACAACCACAACTACCATTACAATTCCTGATGCTACATTAGCTAAAGAAGGATTTTATCTGAGACTTTATAAATGCTCCGGCGATGGCATTTTGAATATACAGACAACCGGAGGACAAAATATTGACGGAGACAACCCTGCACAGATAGTAAGTATAGGAAAAGGTTTCTTTATAAAGTCAGACAGCGGAACAGAATGGCTAAAAATTCAAGACAGCAGAAGGTATATACCTATAGTTATAACAACATCTGTTGATTATACTGCTACGGATAACTGGAATTTTGACTATTTGCTTGTAAATACGGATGCCGGAGATGTTAATGTTACCTTACCTGCTGATATATCAGATTTTCCTGAAGGCTCTTCAAGAATGTTTTTTAATACCGGCTCAAACAGATTATTTGGGATACCTAACGGACATACAATCGATGGTTCTACCGAAACACGAGTTATTGCTCCGGGAGGTTACGTTGAATTACAAAAAATTAACGGCTTAATAAGAATAGTAAGAGAAAAAAATCTGACAATCAAAAAAACGCCGACAGATATTGCCAATTTAGAATGCTGGCTGGATGCATCACAACTAAGCGGAACTGACGGCACAGCAATACCTTCTTGGACAGATCTGGCAAACGGACATATATTTTCAGCCCTCAGCGGAGAGGAACCTGTATTAAAAACAGGTATTCAAAATAATAAAAACGTTGTTCGTTTTGACGGTATTAATGATGTAATGAGTGCCGGAGACATAGAACTCCACAATAACTTGCAGGGACTGACAATAATTGCTGTTGTTAAACCGGCAGATACCAAAAGAATGGCTATATTATCTAAATATTTAACCTCTCCGGACAACAGAGAGTTTGCCTTCGGTAACTCTAATAACTTTTTGTTTGAAGATTTAACATGGGGAAGTTACACTTACACAAATATGAGTATGAACCTTGACGATTATCAAATTGCCGAATTCGTATGGACTCCGGGAAAACCATTCGAGTTATATATAAACGGAGTATTAGTTGCAACAGCCAACAATCCTGTAACTGATATCTCTGACGGAACGGCAAATTTAAAATTGGGTTGCGGAGATTATACAAATGTCGGTTTTTGGGACGGTGATTTTGCAGAAATTATGATTTACTCAAATGCTGTTTCGGAAACAGAAAGAAAAGCACTTAGAGATAACTTATCCGTAAAATGGGATATAGACCCAATTGTAATAGCAAACGGAGGTGCAAAATATTGGCAAAGAGACGGAAATACAAATACTATAAGTCCTGATGTGGCAAACGATAACCTGGATATAGGAACCGGAACTTTTACCGGCGGCACTATAAATGCGACACAATTACTTAATGCTCCGGTTTTATCAGCCCCTCCGACAAGCCCGCAAATAGGAAGTATATATTTTGATACGACCGACAGTAAGTTAAAAGTTTGGACAGGTATTGCTTGGGAACTTTTAAATTAG
- the rlmD gene encoding 23S rRNA (uracil(1939)-C(5))-methyltransferase RlmD, with protein MARRRRSKFPKYENVEIIDLALEGKAIGKVKNINSEQGDLTIFVSKTVPGDIVDVQINKKKKNYREGYPVKFHKYSEKRTEPFCEHFGICGGCTRQQLSYDDQVHYKQKQVIETLKRIGKIELPEIMPILKAPEITFYRNKLEYTFTNSRWITQEEVDSDIEIERFKGIGFHIPGKFDKILDIEKCWLQAEPSNSIRLFIRDFAVKNNYDFFNHYKKTGFLRTLIIRTSTTGEVMIIPTFFHNDKEKMEKLLNAISEKFPEITSVNYVVNEKLNDSITDQEVLHYKGKEYITEKMDDIIFKISPKSFYQTNSEQAYNLYNVVKKFANFKGGETIYDLYTGTGTIANFIAKHVKKVIGIEYVEDSIKDAKINSEINSINNTEFYAGDMKEILTDEFISEKNKPDIMITDPPRSGMHKKVIETILNAFPEKIIYVSCNVATQARDIELLAEKYRVTKVQPVDMFPHTHHVENVVLLEKNDF; from the coding sequence ATGGCAAGACGAAGAAGAAGCAAATTTCCTAAATATGAAAATGTTGAAATAATTGACCTTGCTCTTGAAGGCAAAGCAATAGGCAAAGTAAAAAATATTAATTCCGAACAGGGCGATTTAACAATTTTTGTAAGTAAAACAGTTCCCGGAGACATAGTTGATGTTCAGATTAACAAAAAAAAGAAAAATTACAGAGAGGGCTATCCCGTAAAGTTTCATAAATATTCTGAAAAAAGAACAGAACCGTTTTGTGAACACTTCGGTATTTGCGGAGGTTGCACAAGGCAACAATTAAGTTATGACGACCAAGTTCATTACAAACAAAAACAAGTCATCGAAACTTTAAAACGTATCGGAAAGATTGAGCTTCCGGAAATAATGCCTATTTTGAAAGCACCTGAGATAACTTTTTACAGAAATAAGTTAGAATATACTTTTACAAACTCTCGTTGGATAACACAAGAGGAAGTAGATTCTGATATAGAAATTGAACGATTTAAAGGCATCGGCTTCCATATACCCGGTAAATTTGATAAAATTTTAGATATCGAAAAATGTTGGTTGCAAGCAGAACCATCAAATAGTATTCGTCTGTTTATAAGAGATTTTGCTGTTAAAAACAATTATGATTTTTTCAATCATTACAAAAAAACCGGATTCCTGAGAACATTAATAATCAGAACAAGTACAACCGGCGAAGTAATGATAATTCCTACTTTTTTTCATAATGATAAAGAAAAAATGGAAAAGTTGTTAAATGCAATATCCGAAAAGTTTCCTGAAATCACATCTGTAAACTATGTAGTTAATGAAAAGCTAAACGACAGCATCACAGATCAAGAAGTTCTTCATTACAAGGGGAAGGAATATATTACAGAAAAAATGGATGATATTATTTTTAAAATAAGCCCTAAATCATTTTATCAAACAAATTCTGAACAAGCATATAATTTATATAATGTAGTAAAAAAATTTGCAAACTTTAAAGGCGGCGAAACAATTTACGATTTATATACCGGCACAGGTACTATTGCAAATTTCATTGCAAAACACGTAAAAAAAGTAATAGGAATTGAATATGTAGAAGATTCAATTAAAGATGCAAAAATTAATTCAGAAATTAATTCTATTAACAATACTGAATTTTATGCCGGAGACATGAAAGAAATTTTGACAGATGAGTTTATTTCCGAAAAAAACAAGCCGGATATTATGATAACTGACCCTCCGAGATCAGGAATGCATAAAAAAGTTATAGAAACAATATTAAATGCTTTTCCTGAAAAAATTATTTATGTAAGTTGTAATGTTGCAACACAAGCAAGAGATATTGAACTGTTAGCCGAAAAATACAGAGTAACTAAGGTGCAACCCGTTGATATGTTTCCGCATACACACCATGTTGAAAATGTTGTTTTATTAGAAAAAAATGATTTTTAA